From a region of the Sinorhizobium sp. B11 genome:
- the mprF gene encoding bifunctional lysylphosphatidylglycerol flippase/synthetase MprF has product MSGHGKLEENSETEEGFSVGAVFRRYRTPLTALATLLIFCLVGYAIMQLTDEVRYDDVVEALAATRPSSILLALLFTALSFLALVFYDLNAIDYIGKRLPFPHVALTAFSAYAVGNTAGFGALSGGAIRYRAYTRLGISPEDIGRIIAFVTLSFGLGLAAVAAIALLVIADEIAPLINVSGLWLRIVAAVILAILGSLMIVGREGRVIEIGSIALRLPDSRTWSRQFLVTAFDIAASASVLYVLLPQTAIGWPVFLAVYAIAVGLGVLSHVPAGLGVFETVIIASLGSAVNIDAVLGSLVLYRLIYHVLPLLIAILAVSAAELRRFVDHPAASSVRRIGGRLMPQLLSALALLLGVMLIFSSVTPTPDQNLEFLSNYLPLPIVEGAHFLSSLLGLALVVAARGLGQRLDGAWWVAVFSAVAALTLSLLKAIALVEAAVLAFLVFGLFVSRRLFTRHASLLNQAMTTSWLTAIAVIIVGAVVILLFVYRDVEYSNELWWQFEFAAEAPRGLRAVLGISIISSAIAVFSLLRPAAFKPEPADEEAVRRAVEIVGKQDSADANLVRMGDKSIMFSEKGDAFIMYGRQGRSWIALFDPIGDRHAVPELVWRFVEAARAAGCRAVFYQISPALLSHCADAGLRAFKLGELAVADLRTFEMKGGKWANLRQTASRAQRDGLEFAVIEPVDIPAVIDDLSAVSNAWLEHHNAKEKGFSLGAFDPDYVMSQPVGVLKKDGRIVAFANILVTTAREEGTIDLMRFSPDAPKGAMDFLFVQIMEYLRAQGFTHFNLGMAPLSGMSKREVAPVWDRIGGTVFEHGERFYNFKGLRAFKSKFHPHWQPRYLAVSGGGNPMIALMDATLLIGGGLKGVVRK; this is encoded by the coding sequence TTTCTACGATCTCAACGCCATCGACTATATCGGCAAGCGGCTGCCTTTTCCGCATGTCGCGCTCACCGCCTTCAGCGCCTATGCGGTCGGCAATACTGCCGGTTTCGGTGCATTGTCAGGCGGGGCGATCCGTTACCGTGCCTATACGAGGCTTGGGATTTCGCCTGAGGATATCGGCCGGATCATTGCTTTCGTGACGTTGTCTTTCGGCCTGGGCCTTGCGGCTGTGGCTGCAATCGCGCTTCTCGTTATTGCCGATGAGATCGCGCCGCTGATCAATGTCAGCGGCCTGTGGCTTCGGATCGTCGCGGCGGTCATCCTGGCGATCCTCGGCTCTCTCATGATTGTCGGTCGCGAGGGCAGGGTGATCGAAATCGGTTCGATCGCGCTTCGCCTGCCGGATTCGCGCACCTGGTCGCGCCAGTTCCTGGTAACCGCATTCGATATCGCGGCTTCCGCCTCGGTGCTCTACGTGCTCCTGCCTCAAACGGCGATCGGTTGGCCGGTGTTTCTGGCGGTCTACGCGATTGCCGTCGGGCTTGGCGTGCTGAGCCACGTGCCGGCGGGTCTTGGCGTTTTTGAAACTGTCATCATCGCCTCACTCGGCAGCGCGGTGAACATCGATGCCGTTCTCGGCTCACTGGTTCTTTATCGCCTGATCTATCACGTCTTGCCGCTGCTGATTGCCATCCTTGCGGTGTCGGCGGCCGAGCTTCGCCGCTTCGTGGATCATCCTGCGGCCTCCAGCGTGCGGCGTATCGGCGGGCGGCTGATGCCGCAGCTTCTTTCGGCACTGGCGCTGCTTCTGGGCGTCATGCTGATCTTTTCGAGCGTGACGCCGACGCCCGATCAAAACCTCGAATTTCTCTCCAACTATCTGCCGCTGCCAATTGTCGAAGGTGCGCATTTCCTCTCCAGCCTGCTCGGGCTTGCGCTTGTCGTTGCGGCCCGCGGCCTTGGTCAGCGGCTCGATGGTGCGTGGTGGGTGGCGGTATTTTCCGCCGTTGCTGCCCTGACGCTTTCGCTGCTGAAAGCGATTGCGCTTGTCGAAGCGGCTGTCCTGGCCTTTCTGGTTTTCGGCCTCTTTGTTAGTCGCCGGCTTTTCACCCGTCATGCTTCGCTTCTCAACCAGGCGATGACGACATCCTGGCTGACGGCGATTGCCGTGATCATTGTCGGAGCTGTCGTCATCCTGCTCTTCGTCTATCGCGATGTGGAATACAGCAACGAGCTCTGGTGGCAGTTTGAATTTGCCGCAGAAGCGCCGCGCGGCCTGCGTGCGGTGCTCGGCATCTCCATCATTTCCTCTGCCATTGCCGTTTTCAGCCTGTTGCGGCCTGCGGCCTTCAAACCGGAGCCGGCGGACGAGGAAGCGGTTCGCCGAGCCGTCGAGATCGTCGGGAAGCAGGATAGTGCGGATGCCAACCTCGTGCGCATGGGCGACAAGTCCATCATGTTCTCGGAAAAGGGCGACGCCTTCATCATGTATGGCCGGCAGGGGCGTTCATGGATCGCACTGTTTGATCCGATCGGTGACCGTCATGCCGTGCCGGAACTGGTCTGGCGTTTCGTGGAAGCGGCGCGCGCTGCGGGATGCCGCGCTGTGTTCTACCAGATCTCGCCGGCGCTGCTTTCGCATTGCGCCGATGCCGGCTTGCGCGCCTTCAAGCTGGGTGAACTGGCGGTCGCTGATCTGCGCACCTTCGAAATGAAGGGCGGCAAATGGGCGAACCTGCGCCAGACCGCAAGCCGCGCCCAGCGCGACGGGCTGGAATTCGCCGTTATTGAGCCCGTTGATATCCCTGCCGTCATCGACGATCTGTCGGCCGTTTCCAACGCGTGGCTCGAGCACCACAATGCCAAGGAGAAAGGTTTCTCGCTCGGTGCCTTCGATCCTGATTATGTGATGTCTCAACCGGTCGGAGTTCTCAAGAAGGACGGCCGAATCGTTGCTTTTGCCAATATCCTGGTCACCACGGCGAGAGAGGAGGGGACGATCGACCTGATGCGCTTCTCGCCCGATGCGCCGAAAGGGGCAATGGACTTCCTGTTCGTGCAGATCATGGAGTATCTGCGCGCTCAGGGCTTTACGCATTTTAACCTTGGCATGGCGCCTCTCTCCGGCATGTCGAAACGGGAGGTAGCGCCTGTCTGGGACCGTATCGGCGGTACGGTCTTCGAACACGGCGAGCGCTTCTACAACTTCAAGGGGCTTCGTGCCTTCAAATCCAAGTTTCATCCGCACTGGCAACCGCGCTATCTTGCGGTGTCCGGAGGGGGCAATCCGATGATCGCATTGATGGATGCGACATTGCTGATTGGCGGCGGATTGAAAGGGGTAGTGAGAAAATGA